From a single Nostoc edaphicum CCNP1411 genomic region:
- a CDS encoding M23 family metallopeptidase: MKKSIVYRYPIYGLIGLISLTTILISTATSALTQLAGDSPIGQTPISASNLIWPTQGFISQGFRKYQHEGIDIAGASGTPIVAAASGTVVKAGWDNWGLGNAITIKHLDGSITVYGHNRRLLVSKGQQVIQGQIIAEMGSTGNSTAPHLHFEVYPNSRIAVDPLRLLTSLTASVNSASQVQQVDNSNRPVSPPPVAIQVSPSQPIPIDFAPISTDTKCNGITVIEGETASIRVKVCEENGQLFYIGQLKQDRSQPIKITALNIGKNRYRANNGSFSYLITPEKVEVWRNGSQIRSDRFFTGNTRKADSFEVNPSKFLGF, translated from the coding sequence ATGAAAAAATCTATCGTTTATCGATACCCTATTTATGGACTAATTGGGTTAATATCCTTAACAACTATATTAATAAGCACAGCAACATCTGCCCTAACACAGTTAGCAGGCGATTCCCCAATTGGGCAAACTCCTATCTCTGCTTCTAATTTAATCTGGCCGACTCAAGGGTTTATTTCTCAAGGCTTCCGCAAATATCAACATGAAGGAATTGATATTGCAGGCGCATCTGGAACTCCTATTGTTGCTGCTGCATCCGGTACAGTTGTCAAAGCAGGTTGGGATAATTGGGGATTAGGCAATGCCATAACTATTAAACATCTCGACGGCAGCATTACTGTTTATGGACATAATCGCCGTTTATTAGTGAGCAAGGGTCAACAGGTCATTCAAGGTCAAATTATTGCCGAGATGGGATCTACAGGCAATAGTACAGCACCTCATCTACACTTTGAAGTTTATCCAAATAGTCGAATAGCAGTTGACCCCCTGCGTCTGTTGACATCCTTAACTGCAAGTGTTAACTCCGCTTCTCAAGTTCAACAAGTGGATAACTCGAACCGCCCAGTCTCGCCACCTCCAGTAGCAATTCAAGTTTCACCTTCACAGCCAATTCCCATAGATTTTGCACCTATAAGCACTGATACTAAATGTAATGGAATTACTGTTATTGAAGGTGAGACTGCAAGCATTCGTGTAAAAGTCTGTGAAGAAAATGGTCAGTTATTTTATATTGGGCAGTTAAAGCAAGACCGAAGTCAGCCTATAAAGATCACAGCTTTGAATATTGGTAAAAACAGATATCGAGCAAATAATGGCAGTTTTTCTTATTTAATCACTCCTGAAAAAGTGGAAGTTTGGCGAAATGGCAGTCAGATTCGTTCTGACCGCTTTTTTACCGGAAACACACGGAAGGCAGATAGCTTCGAAGTAAATCCCTCAAAATTTTTGGGATTTTGA
- a CDS encoding Uma2 family endonuclease has protein sequence MVQSSNQRLTLEEFLALPKGDITYEFVNGEAVPKYKDNEMSPKFFHSSTTGALFILLSAWAQAKGRVVIEWAIKLTRNQQDWMPVADLTYISHNRLPADWLLDEACPVAPELVIEIISPGQTFGEIVEKATDYLKADVSRVWVVDTKARTVTVFAPSSLPITYRSHQIITDDLLPELEITPHAIFQQAGLP, from the coding sequence ATGGTTCAGTCTTCTAATCAACGTCTAACTCTAGAAGAATTTCTCGCACTTCCCAAAGGAGATATTACATACGAGTTTGTTAACGGTGAAGCTGTACCCAAGTATAAAGATAATGAAATGTCACCAAAATTTTTTCATAGTTCGACTACTGGTGCTTTATTTATACTATTGTCTGCATGGGCACAAGCAAAGGGTCGGGTTGTGATTGAATGGGCAATTAAACTAACACGAAATCAACAAGATTGGATGCCTGTGGCCGATCTGACCTATATTTCTCATAACCGTCTTCCTGCTGATTGGCTATTAGACGAAGCTTGTCCTGTCGCACCTGAATTAGTCATCGAAATCATTTCACCTGGTCAAACTTTTGGTGAAATTGTAGAAAAAGCTACTGATTATCTGAAAGCTGATGTTTCTCGTGTTTGGGTGGTTGATACAAAAGCTAGAACTGTAACTGTATTTGCGCCATCTTCCTTGCCGATTACTTATCGATCTCATCAAATAATTACTGATGATTTACTACCAGAATTGGAAATTACCCCTCACGCAATCTTTCAACAAGCTGGATTACCCTAA
- a CDS encoding ankyrin repeat domain-containing protein: MDDQLIAAIESRDAQRVKELLATGTNPNVKKGDETAYELARYGPDEIKCALIEAGADDSSLRHSLVWAVMTGRVETVRVLLARGADINVSTYGGNPLQEAARVGNGEIVDLLVAAGADVDDGSMLSTPLLKAIEKGNFNIALKLIAAGANPSKTTKFGSIPPIAMAAAQGSAAVIRGLIAAGADVNILTSGITINHATIQRQAGSALKTAFNTLETLSKAFEKLDAVETGDAPLSEVGETIESIDIAANRAKLATSNIAKPEIAVDTFPAILAARCGHGEALAVLLAAGADPYCKDGEGLSAYDWAVRNEHSQVLEVLRQFGVDAPRGSQEEHLLNAAEQGDVVAVRAWLSEGANVNARDQRRKTKNRTPLMLAASTGHLEVVNLLLDAGADINATDIVDVNQRQPCGIISDDYESFTAMRLFLGITPLMLAAIKGYKNIVQLLVSHQANLQARDCFVRDALCLACINGHLEVVQILMQAGVNINQQDIAGDTPLLMALRNTHIELAKFLIESGANVNAKNNEDHTPLIEAVQKEEHLELIQMLIERGADVNAVSKDGDTAITVADLFHHHNVIEMLVQYGVEKRRWDEQDEDDEKNNSDDDKRWGVELPRPDFSQAAQNPKYQKAVADLGEICGSQPVPMYDIPGWFKVHVNSKHRSDIKTEDLQQQFLQRGCFVYEPDKYYDAEGPKQLYVLPTTDKYDVIALHQTNGCNYGVGPGYVVEWLRELEAVQPFILTLVAHDTLEGRFLTPIEDPEGLADRMYDFCPDIVDQGCGSVERLAESLRSSDDLFFWWD; encoded by the coding sequence ATGGATGACCAGTTAATTGCCGCTATTGAGTCGCGTGATGCCCAGCGTGTAAAAGAATTATTGGCTACAGGCACAAACCCAAATGTCAAGAAAGGTGATGAAACAGCCTATGAACTCGCACGCTACGGCCCAGATGAAATTAAATGTGCGTTAATTGAAGCTGGTGCTGATGATTCCTCACTCAGACACTCGTTAGTTTGGGCAGTTATGACAGGTCGAGTGGAAACCGTGAGAGTTTTGCTTGCTAGGGGTGCAGATATTAACGTATCAACCTATGGTGGCAACCCATTACAAGAAGCGGCAAGAGTAGGAAATGGGGAAATCGTTGATCTGTTAGTTGCTGCGGGTGCTGATGTTGATGACGGCAGTATGCTTTCAACCCCTTTATTAAAAGCTATTGAAAAAGGCAACTTCAATATTGCTTTAAAACTCATTGCCGCAGGTGCGAACCCAAGCAAGACAACAAAGTTTGGTAGTATTCCACCCATCGCAATGGCAGCAGCACAAGGTTCAGCAGCAGTAATTAGAGGGCTGATAGCTGCTGGCGCAGATGTCAATATTTTGACATCAGGAATTACAATCAATCATGCCACAATTCAAAGACAGGCTGGATCTGCGTTAAAAACAGCATTCAATACTTTGGAGACTCTTAGTAAAGCATTTGAAAAGCTCGACGCAGTTGAAACTGGAGATGCACCATTGTCTGAGGTGGGCGAAACCATTGAATCTATTGATATTGCCGCAAATCGGGCGAAGCTTGCCACATCCAACATTGCTAAACCAGAAATTGCAGTTGACACCTTCCCAGCAATTCTGGCAGCACGTTGCGGTCATGGAGAAGCTTTAGCAGTATTATTGGCAGCAGGTGCTGACCCCTACTGTAAAGATGGCGAGGGATTATCAGCCTATGATTGGGCAGTCCGAAACGAACATTCACAGGTTCTAGAAGTTCTGCGTCAGTTTGGTGTGGATGCACCAAGGGGAAGTCAAGAGGAACATCTGCTGAACGCCGCCGAACAGGGAGATGTTGTAGCTGTACGTGCATGGTTGTCTGAAGGTGCTAACGTGAATGCACGCGACCAAAGAAGAAAGACAAAGAACCGCACGCCGTTGATGTTAGCAGCATCAACTGGACATTTAGAGGTTGTAAATTTGCTGCTTGATGCAGGTGCTGATATCAATGCCACTGATATTGTTGATGTCAATCAACGACAACCTTGTGGGATTATTTCAGACGATTACGAGTCATTTACTGCGATGAGATTGTTTTTGGGCATAACTCCCTTGATGCTAGCAGCAATTAAGGGATATAAAAACATCGTCCAACTACTAGTTTCACATCAAGCGAATCTTCAAGCACGGGATTGTTTTGTAAGAGATGCCCTATGTCTTGCTTGCATCAACGGACATCTAGAGGTTGTGCAAATATTAATGCAGGCAGGAGTAAACATCAATCAGCAAGATATAGCGGGAGATACGCCGCTTTTGATGGCTTTGAGAAATACCCATATAGAACTGGCAAAATTTCTCATAGAGTCAGGAGCAAATGTCAACGCTAAAAATAATGAAGATCACACTCCTTTAATAGAGGCAGTACAAAAGGAAGAACATTTAGAGCTAATTCAAATGCTGATTGAACGGGGTGCTGATGTCAATGCCGTTTCTAAAGATGGTGACACTGCAATAACTGTGGCAGATTTATTTCATCACCATAATGTCATAGAGATGCTGGTTCAGTATGGTGTTGAAAAACGACGATGGGATGAACAAGATGAAGATGATGAAAAAAACAACAGCGACGACGATAAACGCTGGGGAGTAGAACTACCCCGTCCAGACTTTTCCCAAGCAGCCCAGAACCCTAAATATCAAAAAGCAGTTGCAGATTTAGGTGAGATTTGTGGCAGTCAGCCAGTACCTATGTATGATATTCCCGGCTGGTTTAAAGTTCATGTGAACAGCAAACACCGAAGTGATATTAAAACCGAAGATTTACAACAACAGTTTTTACAACGGGGTTGTTTTGTCTACGAGCCAGACAAATATTACGACGCAGAAGGGCCGAAACAACTTTATGTTTTGCCAACCACAGATAAATATGATGTGATTGCCCTACATCAAACAAATGGTTGTAACTATGGTGTCGGCCCTGGTTATGTTGTGGAGTGGCTACGAGAACTTGAAGCAGTGCAGCCTTTTATTTTGACCTTAGTTGCTCATGATACTCTCGAAGGCCGTTTCCTCACCCCCATCGAAGACCCTGAAGGACTTGCCGATCGCATGTATGATTTTTGCCCCGATATTGTAGACCAAGGCTGTGGTTCGGTAGAGCGGTTAGCTGAGAGTCTCCGCTCAAGTGACGACTTGTTTTTTTGGTGGGATTAA
- a CDS encoding ABC transporter ATP-binding protein, which translates to MQQVILDLQNVTKRFAESAFPAVDNVSLTLQQGDILGLLGPSGCGKTTLLRMIAGFERSQVGEIKIGEQVVCDRSTCIPAEQRDIGVVFQDYALFPHLNVSENVAFGLKHFSKEQIQKRIAEVINLVRLEGLEKRYPYELSGGQQQRVALARALAPQPQLMLLDEPLSNLDIQVRLRLREEVRDILKAAGTSAIFVTHDQEEALAISDIVGVMRQGHLEQIGTPEEIYTYPASRFVAEFVTQANFLPAHRQGNLWKTEIGSFELTANHTDDNGEIMIRQEDFILKPNTDAPVVVRTRRFLGREYQYCLQTPSGKELHARTMTDTALPVGTRVELSIASDSVKVFPQ; encoded by the coding sequence ATGCAACAAGTAATTCTAGATTTACAAAATGTCACCAAGCGGTTTGCAGAAAGTGCCTTCCCTGCTGTAGATAACGTATCTTTGACGTTGCAACAAGGAGATATCTTGGGATTGCTCGGCCCATCTGGTTGTGGTAAAACTACACTGTTGAGAATGATTGCTGGTTTTGAGCGATCGCAAGTAGGAGAAATTAAAATTGGTGAACAGGTAGTTTGCGATCGTTCTACTTGCATCCCAGCCGAACAGCGCGACATCGGCGTTGTTTTTCAAGATTATGCCCTGTTTCCCCATCTAAATGTGTCAGAAAATGTGGCTTTTGGGTTGAAACATTTCAGTAAAGAACAAATACAAAAACGCATAGCCGAAGTCATTAATTTGGTGAGACTCGAAGGCTTAGAAAAACGTTACCCTTACGAACTCTCAGGTGGGCAACAGCAGCGGGTTGCACTCGCCCGTGCTTTAGCACCCCAACCTCAACTCATGCTTTTAGATGAACCCTTGAGCAATCTTGATATTCAAGTTAGGTTGCGCTTGCGAGAAGAAGTGCGCGACATTCTCAAAGCGGCGGGTACTTCAGCAATTTTTGTTACTCACGATCAAGAAGAAGCATTAGCTATTTCAGATATAGTGGGTGTGATGCGCCAAGGACATTTAGAGCAAATAGGCACACCAGAAGAAATTTATACTTATCCAGCATCAAGATTTGTCGCTGAATTTGTGACTCAGGCTAATTTCCTTCCCGCCCATCGTCAAGGGAATTTATGGAAAACAGAAATCGGCAGTTTTGAGTTAACAGCAAATCATACCGATGATAATGGCGAAATCATGATCCGCCAAGAAGATTTTATCTTAAAGCCTAATACCGATGCGCCCGTAGTTGTCCGCACCCGAAGGTTTTTAGGACGTGAATATCAATATTGTTTACAAACTCCCTCTGGTAAAGAACTCCATGCGCGGACGATGACTGATACCGCGTTACCTGTGGGTACAAGGGTGGAATTATCTATAGCCAGTGATAGTGTAAAAGTTTTTCCACAGTAG
- a CDS encoding ABC transporter permease, with amino-acid sequence MKAVRPPLFLTLSAAVVAIAIALPLLYLVIRTAGIGGEEFWELISRPRNIMVFFNSAAMAATVTLFSTLIAVPLAFLTVRTDLPGRRFWLVATTLPLAVPSYVGSFALIATLAPRGSFLQLLLQPLGVEELPSIYGFPGTVLAITLFTYPYMLLSVRSGLQGIDPSLEEASRSLGYGSRETFFKVVLPQLKPSLIAGGLLVALYALRDFGTPSLMRFDAFTRAIFLQYKTSFNRNSAAALSLMLVTLVLLILWLEYRMRSRAAYYSRGSASLRPPKIVKLGIWKWPAFGFCLLITSFGVVLPVGITLFWLIRGLNGGYTFPNLFPTVLNSIGAAGLAALATTIFALPVAILAVRFPSKITAIIERCSYIGFGVPGIVVALSLVFFGANYLPALYQTLPMLIFAYLVLFLPQSVGTVRSSLLQVNPQLEESARSLGRNAWQTLREVTLPLVQPGVLSGAVLVFLTAIKELPATMLLAPIGFSTLAMQIWQATENVDFADAAAASLAMLLVSMGSTLLVLSQENVKKEQVLKETGGSRQEVEGVNHL; translated from the coding sequence TTGAAAGCGGTTCGCCCTCCATTATTTCTCACATTATCGGCAGCGGTAGTGGCAATTGCCATTGCCCTGCCATTGCTATACTTAGTAATTCGCACCGCAGGTATTGGCGGGGAAGAGTTCTGGGAATTGATTTCTCGTCCCCGCAATATCATGGTCTTTTTCAACAGTGCGGCAATGGCGGCAACGGTAACATTATTTTCCACACTAATTGCCGTACCATTGGCGTTTTTAACAGTGCGGACAGACTTACCAGGAAGACGTTTCTGGTTAGTGGCGACAACATTACCCTTAGCGGTTCCTAGCTATGTAGGCAGTTTTGCCTTGATTGCAACTTTGGCACCACGGGGTAGCTTTTTGCAGTTATTGCTTCAACCATTAGGAGTAGAAGAATTACCTTCAATTTATGGTTTTCCTGGGACAGTTTTGGCAATTACTTTGTTTACCTATCCCTATATGCTGCTTAGTGTGCGTTCTGGATTACAAGGTATTGATCCATCTCTAGAAGAAGCATCTCGTAGTTTGGGCTATGGTAGTAGAGAAACCTTTTTTAAGGTAGTTTTGCCACAGTTGAAACCATCACTGATTGCAGGTGGATTATTAGTCGCTTTATATGCCTTGCGCGACTTTGGTACACCTTCGCTGATGCGATTTGATGCCTTTACGCGGGCAATTTTTTTACAATATAAAACTAGTTTTAATCGGAACTCAGCCGCAGCCTTATCTTTGATGTTGGTGACATTGGTGCTGCTGATTTTGTGGCTGGAATATCGAATGCGATCGCGTGCAGCTTATTATAGTCGTGGCTCCGCTTCTCTACGTCCACCCAAAATTGTCAAATTGGGAATTTGGAAATGGCCAGCTTTCGGCTTCTGTCTGCTAATTACTAGCTTCGGTGTAGTTTTGCCAGTAGGTATCACCTTATTTTGGCTGATTCGCGGACTTAACGGTGGCTACACTTTCCCCAATTTATTCCCCACCGTTCTCAACTCCATTGGCGCGGCTGGACTCGCAGCTTTAGCTACCACCATCTTTGCCTTACCAGTAGCAATTTTAGCAGTCAGATTTCCGAGTAAAATCACCGCCATAATTGAACGCTGTTCTTACATCGGTTTTGGAGTTCCGGGAATTGTTGTTGCCTTATCTTTGGTATTTTTTGGTGCCAACTATTTGCCAGCACTGTACCAAACTCTGCCGATGCTGATATTTGCATATTTAGTTTTATTTTTACCGCAATCAGTGGGAACAGTCCGCAGTTCGCTTTTGCAAGTCAATCCGCAGCTAGAAGAATCAGCCCGTAGTCTAGGTAGGAATGCTTGGCAAACTTTAAGAGAAGTTACCCTCCCTCTGGTACAACCGGGTGTGTTGAGTGGTGCGGTGCTGGTGTTTCTCACAGCAATCAAAGAACTACCAGCCACCATGCTGTTAGCGCCTATTGGCTTTAGTACTTTAGCAATGCAAATTTGGCAAGCCACAGAAAATGTAGATTTTGCCGATGCGGCGGCGGCTTCATTAGCTATGCTACTAGTTTCTATGGGTTCAACTTTATTGGTGCTATCTCAAGAGAACGTAAAAAAAGAGCAAGTCTTGAAGGAGACAGGAGGCAGTAGGCAGGAGGTAGAAGGAGTAAATCACTTATAG
- a CDS encoding iron ABC transporter substrate-binding protein, with protein sequence MKSLPLLKVSALALAVTLGWGIGVAVNAQTKTLVIYSGREEKLIGPLIEKAKKDLNQDIQVRYGDTAELAIALLEEGKNSRTDLFFAQDAGALGTLEKKQVTLPIASKLLNKVDSRFRSAKGHWLGISGRARVIDYNTKLVKKGELPTSISQLTESKWRGKVGWAPTNGSFQSFVTAMRVLDGDAKTLQWLKAMKANGVKDYGKNAAIVEAVGRGEVHLGLVNNYYLYRFKKDNPNFPVAHHYTSKDAGSMINVAGVAITKTTDQKADVEALIDYLLKQSSQNYFAQETNEYPLVKGIPAPSKQVPISKLNPPNVNLTDLDDLPATLNLLQQAGVL encoded by the coding sequence TTGAAAAGTTTACCATTGCTGAAAGTTTCAGCGTTAGCTCTAGCTGTAACGCTCGGTTGGGGAATCGGGGTGGCTGTAAATGCCCAAACGAAAACCCTCGTGATCTATTCAGGCAGAGAAGAAAAACTAATTGGCCCCTTAATTGAGAAAGCCAAAAAAGACTTGAATCAGGATATTCAAGTGCGTTATGGCGATACTGCTGAGTTAGCGATCGCACTTTTAGAAGAAGGGAAAAATAGCCGTACAGACTTGTTTTTTGCTCAAGACGCTGGTGCTTTAGGCACTTTGGAGAAAAAACAGGTAACGCTACCAATTGCCTCTAAACTGCTAAACAAGGTTGATTCTCGCTTTCGTTCTGCTAAAGGACATTGGCTAGGAATTTCCGGTCGCGCCCGTGTAATTGACTACAATACAAAGCTAGTTAAAAAAGGGGAACTACCGACATCAATTTCGCAGTTAACAGAATCGAAATGGCGCGGGAAAGTCGGCTGGGCACCCACAAACGGCTCATTTCAGTCATTTGTTACGGCAATGCGAGTCTTAGATGGCGATGCAAAGACTCTCCAATGGCTCAAAGCCATGAAAGCTAATGGTGTCAAAGATTACGGCAAAAACGCTGCGATCGTTGAAGCTGTGGGACGTGGAGAAGTTCATCTCGGTTTAGTGAATAATTATTACTTGTATCGCTTCAAAAAAGATAATCCGAACTTTCCTGTTGCCCACCACTACACAAGCAAAGATGCAGGATCAATGATTAATGTGGCAGGAGTAGCTATTACGAAAACCACAGATCAAAAAGCTGATGTAGAAGCTTTAATTGATTACCTGCTCAAACAGAGTTCACAAAATTACTTTGCTCAAGAAACTAATGAATATCCTTTAGTAAAAGGAATCCCAGCACCATCAAAACAAGTGCCAATCAGTAAACTAAATCCACCCAATGTTAACTTGACAGATTTAGATGATTTGCCAGCAACGTTGAATTTATTACAGCAGGCAGGAGTTTTGTAA
- a CDS encoding iron ABC transporter substrate-binding protein, with protein sequence MKRRKFVYIVGLATASGGLAIACNPNQTPTDTAESPSGQATPATAASGVLEKELVIYSGRNEKLIGELIKQFEQQTNAKVQVRYGDTAELASAILEEGANSPADVFFAQDASALGAMQKANRVVELPTSLLNQVDSTYRSPEGRWVGITGRVRTVDYNSKSVQPSELPSSIFGFTEPKWKGKIGWAPTNGSFQSFVTALRVAEGEDKARQWLEGIKANNAKVYPNNTAIVEALSRGEIGVGFVNHYYLERIKQDNPQVPVEHHFTDDVGSLVNVAGVAILNSAKHPNIAQKFVEFMLNENAQNYFANQTFEYPLTSAVAPKGKLKSLQEIKKQTQKIDLSNLSDLETTLKLMQQVQVI encoded by the coding sequence ATGAAGCGCCGTAAGTTTGTCTATATAGTTGGACTAGCAACTGCTAGTGGGGGATTAGCGATCGCTTGTAATCCTAATCAAACTCCCACCGATACTGCCGAATCGCCTTCAGGGCAAGCTACACCAGCTACGGCTGCTAGTGGTGTATTAGAAAAAGAGCTAGTAATATACTCAGGACGCAACGAAAAACTCATTGGTGAGCTTATCAAACAATTTGAGCAACAAACCAATGCGAAGGTACAAGTCCGCTACGGCGATACTGCTGAGTTAGCATCAGCAATTTTGGAAGAAGGGGCAAACAGTCCCGCAGATGTCTTCTTCGCTCAAGATGCTAGCGCCCTCGGAGCTATGCAAAAAGCAAATCGAGTCGTAGAATTACCAACATCTCTTCTGAATCAGGTAGATAGTACCTATCGCTCACCAGAGGGAAGATGGGTAGGTATTACGGGGAGAGTGCGGACAGTAGATTACAACTCTAAGTCAGTACAGCCGAGTGAATTACCATCGTCTATTTTTGGCTTTACTGAACCGAAATGGAAAGGTAAAATTGGTTGGGCACCTACAAATGGTTCCTTTCAATCCTTTGTCACCGCCTTACGAGTTGCAGAAGGAGAAGACAAGGCTAGGCAATGGTTAGAAGGCATTAAAGCTAACAATGCTAAAGTTTATCCTAATAATACTGCGATCGTAGAAGCCTTATCTCGCGGCGAAATTGGTGTGGGATTTGTCAATCATTATTATCTAGAACGAATCAAACAAGATAATCCTCAAGTTCCAGTTGAGCATCATTTTACCGATGATGTGGGTTCCTTGGTAAATGTTGCAGGCGTAGCCATTCTTAACAGCGCCAAACATCCCAATATTGCTCAAAAATTTGTCGAATTCATGCTGAATGAAAATGCCCAAAACTACTTTGCTAATCAAACTTTTGAGTATCCTCTAACTTCGGCTGTTGCGCCCAAAGGTAAACTAAAATCTCTCCAAGAAATTAAAAAACAAACTCAAAAAATCGACTTGAGTAATCTTAGCGATTTAGAGACAACACTCAAGCTCATGCAGCAAGTACAAGTCATATAA
- a CDS encoding cysteine desulfurase family protein, which translates to MQIYLDYSATTPTRKEAIAVMQTILTQQWGNPSSLHEWGQRAATVVEQARVQVAGLINAANSESIIFTSGGTEADNLAIMGVARLYAVPQHIIISSIEHSAISETVRLLEVWGWEVTRLSVDIKGKVNPLDLKAALRHNTVLVSIIYGQSEVGTVQPIAELGKIVRSHGALFHTDAVQAAGRLPIDVQQLPIDLLSLSSHKIYGPQGAGALYVRPGVDLMPLVSGGGQEMGLRSGTQAVPIIAGFGIAAELAAEELPTETPRLIELRDRAFAQLAEIPGLIPTGDACDRLPHHISLCLENADGEKLSGKALVRQLNLAGIGISAGAACHSGKLSPSPILLAMGYSEKAALGGIRITLGRDTTAADIDWTVMVLKQVLQRLTPDLSLVKR; encoded by the coding sequence ATGCAAATTTATCTAGATTACAGCGCCACTACACCTACTCGAAAAGAAGCGATCGCAGTTATGCAAACAATCCTCACTCAACAGTGGGGCAATCCTTCCAGCTTACATGAGTGGGGACAACGGGCTGCAACAGTTGTAGAACAAGCTAGAGTCCAAGTTGCTGGTTTAATTAACGCCGCCAATTCGGAATCTATCATTTTTACCTCTGGCGGCACTGAGGCAGATAATCTAGCAATTATGGGCGTGGCTCGGTTGTATGCCGTTCCTCAACATATTATTATCTCCAGCATTGAGCATTCCGCAATTTCTGAAACAGTACGGTTGCTAGAAGTGTGGGGTTGGGAAGTTACCCGCTTGTCTGTGGATATTAAAGGCAAAGTCAACCCCTTGGATTTAAAGGCGGCGTTGCGACACAACACAGTCTTAGTTTCTATAATTTACGGTCAAAGTGAAGTAGGAACAGTGCAACCGATCGCAGAACTGGGTAAGATAGTGCGATCGCATGGTGCTTTGTTCCATACAGATGCGGTGCAAGCTGCGGGACGCTTACCCATAGATGTGCAACAACTTCCTATAGACTTACTTAGCCTTTCTAGTCATAAAATATATGGGCCACAAGGTGCTGGGGCGCTATATGTGCGTCCTGGTGTGGATTTGATGCCTCTAGTTAGTGGTGGTGGACAGGAAATGGGATTGCGTTCTGGTACACAAGCAGTACCGATAATTGCCGGATTTGGTATAGCAGCAGAATTAGCAGCCGAAGAATTGCCTACAGAAACACCACGATTGATTGAGTTACGCGATCGCGCTTTTGCCCAATTAGCTGAGATTCCTGGTTTAATTCCTACAGGGGATGCTTGCGATCGCTTACCTCACCATATCAGTCTGTGCCTAGAAAACGCCGATGGCGAAAAACTCAGCGGTAAAGCCTTAGTACGTCAGCTAAACCTTGCAGGCATCGGCATCAGTGCTGGTGCTGCCTGTCACAGTGGTAAACTTAGCCCTAGTCCGATATTGTTAGCGATGGGTTATTCAGAAAAAGCGGCTTTGGGGGGAATTCGCATCACATTGGGGCGTGATACCACCGCAGCTGATATAGATTGGACAGTGATGGTATTGAAGCAAGTTTTGCAGAGACTAACACCGGATTTATCTTTAGTTAAGCGTTAA